From a single Longimicrobium sp. genomic region:
- a CDS encoding Ig-like domain-containing alpha-2-macroglobulin family protein gives MRRVSALLAALAGFAGVFVLRAESADQTGPVLGVLRTAPDSAAQPFDVVTVTFDRPVAGGLEEMVSAESLFRIEPAVAGKVEWRDPVTLRFTPAAQLRPGATYTVTIDNGFAAMDGARLPRPHRFSFTVQTARILTGYPVGPHAKPLYLEPEPRFFVMVSSGVEPAALAAAGRLELGKACEGAGTVALRGVGTRPIGSGDPEWLRFFGSTGSTAGDEMRRVVELAPARPLPPGCEGELVLPVGMGDAQEVRWPFATHGPLRVVEGGCPEYNCHYGPAVIEFSTPVRGADVLRYVRLDRDRPFVVSDTTAEQASWVLEGRLQPRRNYTITVDPALTDIFGQRLGTPARIAFTTPAVPPSVVHPHGKLVIEREGFRTLAVQHVNVDTLEVTVVPVPDSLEGRLLSRGWGGWNEVWTRLRPRAARRRIPVRSERDRSSVTGVALAAPDARRGPGGTLMLVEVTGAGVDTAGGGHPLALVQVTDLAVHARVGVDQAVVWVTGVGDGRARGGVEVAFHDGSGAVRATGRTDERGVATLTGFRPLPPPRDTACTGGEECSWVPPIEGYVAARLGADRALVGISEYDPDLSPYRFGLYGAWGEERAPAAGAVFTERGIYRPGEPVYAKAIIRHGPLGSLAPPAPGDSIRWRFTDRQGEPLRERTVPLSRFGTADHTFRLPADAALGDYGVQILLHREGEWRQVGFASYQVAEYRPPEFLVEVATTPEPRFAGQRLRATVGGRYLFGAPMGRAPVRWSARQVPASPWELEIPGTEGWYLGDASEWWEEDSEGVVVLAGGVDTLDARGYRELDVALPPQPDGRPVRVTVVAEVADANRQVVAGVASVLVHPAEFYVGARPEGAGYFWSAGTPVRVGVTAIRPDGRTVAGVSVEGAVVRREWHRVRRSRGGMYDEVGEWVTDTVATCVVRTPGTCA, from the coding sequence ATGCGCCGCGTATCTGCCCTCCTCGCCGCGCTCGCCGGCTTTGCCGGCGTGTTCGTGCTCCGCGCCGAGTCCGCGGACCAGACCGGCCCCGTGCTGGGCGTGCTGCGCACGGCGCCGGACTCCGCCGCGCAGCCCTTCGACGTGGTCACCGTCACCTTCGACCGGCCCGTGGCGGGCGGGCTGGAGGAGATGGTCAGCGCCGAATCGCTCTTCCGCATCGAGCCCGCCGTTGCAGGAAAGGTGGAGTGGCGCGACCCGGTGACGCTGCGCTTTACCCCGGCCGCACAGCTGCGCCCCGGCGCCACGTACACGGTCACCATCGACAACGGCTTCGCCGCGATGGACGGTGCGCGCCTGCCGCGGCCGCACCGCTTTTCGTTCACGGTGCAGACCGCGCGGATCCTCACGGGCTACCCCGTGGGCCCCCACGCGAAGCCGCTGTACCTGGAGCCGGAGCCCCGCTTCTTCGTGATGGTGAGCAGCGGAGTGGAGCCGGCTGCGCTGGCCGCCGCCGGCCGGCTGGAGCTGGGCAAGGCGTGCGAAGGGGCCGGGACGGTGGCGCTGCGCGGCGTCGGCACGCGGCCCATCGGCAGCGGCGACCCCGAGTGGCTGCGGTTCTTCGGCAGCACGGGCAGCACGGCGGGCGACGAAATGCGGCGCGTGGTGGAACTCGCGCCCGCCCGCCCGCTTCCGCCGGGGTGCGAGGGGGAGCTGGTGCTTCCCGTGGGAATGGGCGACGCCCAGGAGGTGCGCTGGCCGTTCGCCACCCACGGCCCCCTGCGCGTGGTGGAGGGCGGCTGCCCCGAGTACAACTGCCACTACGGACCCGCGGTCATCGAGTTCTCCACCCCCGTGCGCGGCGCGGACGTGCTTCGCTACGTGCGCCTGGACCGCGACCGGCCCTTCGTGGTGAGCGACACCACCGCCGAACAGGCCAGCTGGGTGCTGGAGGGACGGCTGCAGCCCCGCCGCAACTACACGATCACCGTAGACCCGGCGCTCACCGACATCTTCGGACAGCGGCTGGGCACACCGGCGCGCATCGCCTTCACCACCCCCGCGGTGCCCCCCTCCGTGGTGCATCCGCACGGCAAGCTGGTCATCGAGCGCGAGGGCTTCCGCACGCTCGCCGTGCAGCACGTGAACGTCGACACGCTGGAGGTCACCGTCGTCCCGGTTCCCGACTCGCTGGAGGGACGCCTGCTGAGCCGCGGCTGGGGCGGATGGAACGAGGTGTGGACGCGGCTGCGGCCCCGCGCCGCCCGCCGCCGCATTCCCGTGCGCAGCGAGCGCGACCGCAGCTCCGTCACCGGGGTGGCGCTGGCCGCCCCCGACGCGCGGCGCGGCCCCGGCGGCACGCTGATGCTGGTGGAGGTGACCGGCGCGGGGGTGGATACCGCGGGCGGCGGGCACCCGCTGGCGCTGGTGCAGGTGACGGACCTGGCGGTGCACGCCCGCGTGGGCGTGGACCAGGCCGTCGTGTGGGTGACCGGGGTGGGCGACGGCAGGGCGCGGGGCGGGGTGGAGGTGGCCTTTCACGACGGCTCAGGCGCCGTGCGGGCCACGGGCCGCACCGACGAGCGGGGGGTGGCCACGCTCACCGGCTTCCGTCCCCTCCCGCCGCCGCGCGACACCGCCTGCACGGGCGGCGAGGAGTGCAGCTGGGTGCCGCCCATCGAGGGCTACGTCGCCGCGCGGCTGGGGGCGGACCGCGCCCTGGTGGGGATCAGCGAGTACGATCCGGACCTTTCGCCCTACCGCTTTGGCCTATACGGCGCCTGGGGAGAGGAGCGCGCCCCCGCGGCCGGCGCCGTCTTCACGGAGCGCGGCATCTACCGCCCGGGCGAGCCCGTGTACGCCAAGGCCATCATCCGCCACGGTCCGCTGGGCTCGCTGGCGCCCCCCGCGCCGGGCGACTCCATCCGCTGGCGCTTTACGGACCGCCAGGGCGAGCCGCTGCGCGAGCGGACCGTTCCCCTCAGCCGCTTCGGCACGGCGGACCACACCTTCCGGCTGCCCGCCGACGCCGCCCTGGGCGACTACGGCGTGCAGATCCTGCTGCACCGCGAGGGCGAGTGGCGGCAGGTGGGCTTCGCCAGCTACCAGGTGGCGGAGTACCGGCCGCCGGAGTTCCTGGTAGAGGTGGCCACGACCCCCGAGCCGCGCTTCGCCGGGCAGCGCCTGCGGGCCACCGTGGGCGGTCGGTACCTGTTCGGCGCGCCCATGGGCCGGGCGCCGGTTCGCTGGTCTGCCCGGCAGGTGCCCGCGTCGCCGTGGGAGCTGGAGATTCCCGGCACGGAGGGATGGTACCTGGGCGACGCAAGCGAGTGGTGGGAAGAGGATTCGGAAGGCGTCGTGGTGCTGGCCGGCGGCGTCGACACGCTGGATGCGCGCGGCTACCGCGAGCTCGACGTGGCGCTTCCCCCGCAGCCGGACGGCCGCCCCGTGCGCGTGACCGTCGTCGCCGAGGTGGCCGACGCCAACCGGCAGGTGGTGGCGGGCGTCGCCTCCGTCCTCGTGCATCCCGCGGAGTTCTACGTGGGCGCCCGCCCCGAGGGCGCGGGCTACTTCTGGTCGGCCGGCACCCCCGTTCGCGTGGGCGTCACGGCCATCCGACCCGACGGGCGCACCGTGGCCGGCGTTTCCGTCGAAGGCGCGGTCGTGCGCCGCG
- a CDS encoding XAC2610-related protein: protein MHRASAFCPSVAGLAVGLALAWQPSAGAVASGGSTPPAGVSIPVKGVGFAADGTVAGNAKERAVLLRAGSLRFLGVGEPSEVRAVSRSGNVVGTIGEMGSVRGFVRMRDGALHALPAGFTPVAVNDAGEVAGLHYPDEGRRRAAVWRAGEALVLIPEPDEMPFEPAGINDRGEVVASHPAAGVWSRRGMRRLPKTLRGGEIDWHSSVGINNRGEILANGYDYRDGATPFIWSGGAARTLPNPRPTGSYGTAHAAAMNDHGEVVGWFTVHDEDGVPERFAVLWGRRGVRLLQGVPGTRSCVASAIDGAGTVLGVCEFGAGWRIGERPVPTEVPVVWENGVARLLCGGGAPPRGREHPCDPATYAAGPPPAVFVARIHPALPRYRFEFVVEYGVPVGVSAGPRDGSREPQYFELEDGTSTGTPIQLQDLNFDGYQDLSVVTMGGVHNESFNYYLFNPATGAFDFFRADNQLVPVRARRELTQYIHVSCCAGELRTFRWVDDKLVMVRNEVWEPWSRDQSRTLRAVSEWRNKRMVEVSRRVEPAKPEPR from the coding sequence ATGCATAGAGCATCCGCTTTCTGCCCGTCCGTGGCCGGGCTGGCCGTGGGGCTCGCCCTTGCGTGGCAGCCGAGTGCCGGGGCCGTGGCCTCCGGTGGGTCCACGCCGCCCGCGGGGGTGTCCATACCGGTCAAAGGGGTGGGCTTTGCCGCCGACGGGACCGTCGCGGGGAACGCCAAGGAGCGCGCGGTGCTGCTGCGGGCGGGCTCGCTGCGCTTCCTGGGCGTCGGCGAGCCCAGCGAAGTGCGGGCCGTCAGCCGCTCGGGAAACGTCGTGGGGACCATCGGCGAGATGGGGAGCGTGCGCGGCTTCGTCCGCATGCGCGACGGGGCCCTGCACGCGCTGCCCGCCGGGTTCACGCCCGTGGCCGTGAACGACGCCGGAGAGGTGGCGGGCCTGCATTACCCCGACGAGGGGCGCCGCCGCGCGGCGGTCTGGCGCGCGGGCGAAGCGCTGGTCCTGATCCCCGAACCGGACGAGATGCCCTTCGAGCCGGCCGGCATCAACGACCGGGGCGAGGTCGTCGCCTCGCACCCCGCGGCGGGCGTGTGGTCCCGGCGGGGCATGCGCCGTCTGCCCAAAACGCTGCGCGGGGGGGAGATCGACTGGCACAGCTCCGTCGGCATCAACAACCGGGGAGAAATCCTCGCCAACGGCTACGATTACCGGGACGGCGCCACCCCGTTCATCTGGTCGGGCGGCGCGGCCCGCACCCTGCCGAACCCGCGCCCCACCGGCAGCTACGGGACGGCCCACGCCGCGGCCATGAACGACCATGGAGAGGTGGTCGGCTGGTTCACCGTCCACGACGAGGACGGAGTGCCCGAGCGGTTCGCGGTCCTGTGGGGGCGGCGGGGCGTCCGGCTGCTCCAGGGGGTTCCCGGCACCCGCTCGTGCGTAGCCTCGGCCATCGACGGCGCGGGCACGGTGCTCGGTGTCTGCGAGTTCGGGGCGGGGTGGCGAATCGGCGAGCGCCCCGTCCCCACCGAGGTGCCCGTGGTGTGGGAGAACGGCGTGGCCCGGCTCCTGTGCGGCGGCGGGGCTCCCCCGCGGGGCCGGGAGCACCCGTGCGATCCGGCGACGTACGCGGCCGGGCCGCCGCCGGCGGTTTTCGTGGCCCGCATCCATCCGGCCCTTCCACGCTACCGGTTCGAGTTCGTGGTGGAGTACGGCGTACCGGTGGGGGTGAGCGCCGGTCCCCGGGACGGCAGCCGCGAGCCCCAGTATTTCGAACTCGAGGACGGCACGTCCACGGGCACGCCCATCCAGCTGCAGGACCTGAACTTCGACGGATACCAGGACCTGTCGGTGGTCACGATGGGCGGCGTTCACAACGAGAGCTTCAATTACTACCTCTTCAACCCGGCGACCGGAGCGTTCGACTTCTTTCGCGCGGACAACCAGCTCGTCCCCGTCCGGGCGCGCCGCGAGCTCACCCAGTACATCCACGTCAGCTGCTGCGCCGGGGAGCTGAGAACCTTCCGCTGGGTGGATGACAAGCTGGTGATGGTGCGCAACGAGGTGTGGGAGCCCTGGTCGCGGGACCAGAGCCGGACGCTGCGCGCGGTCAGCGAGTGGAGGAACAAGCGCATGGTGGAGGTGTCGCGGCGGGTAGAGCCCGCAAAGCCGGAACCCCGATGA
- a CDS encoding TonB-dependent receptor plug domain-containing protein, with product MHRCRHSVPPSAPGTRRRLLLRPIRLAAVLGGMSGGAVSAQERPDTVAAVGLKAVIVSVPAVPVVVGGAGAIVADADSLALPAAPTLAQALRRIPFVGVRENSRGEVELSVRGSESRQVAVLMDGIPISLTWDGRADPSLVPAAGQLVLVRGLASLLHGPNTLGGVVQVRSPVGQAAPTLRMSANHAGAVSGSGQAGMSAAVRGGRLSLSSSAGVRRRLGHPLPADVDDPGATGGLRANSDVEQAQAFVGARAEGGTGAWAGASLSVLRGSRGVPPELHLQEPRLWRYPETARSLLVLSAGAPSTWPARVEASVGVDAATTELEQYADLAYDAVETRERWRDGTVTLRTTAEHAAGPNATLRYAFTHADIRHRERVDDDPFARYRQRLWSLGGEGELAAGRRMQVTGGVVLDAADTPESGDKPALGSLRALGMRAGVSAQPGASMRLHASVSSRARIPSLRELYSGSLGRFAPNPGLRPERLLGAEVGATAAIGLVNVQAVAFRHQLSDAIVRTAVGDGRFRRENRDRMRSAGVELLATSRHRALSLSADLMLQRVSILDPTAPRGQRRPENMPSARAGLDARLDLPWSLRARSHASYVGAQWCLHAEEERMVRLREGTRLDGGLEREWMRGRGRPLRIRLSLDVENATDAALYDQCGLPQPGRTMRMGIELS from the coding sequence ATGCACCGCTGCCGTCACTCCGTTCCCCCCAGCGCACCGGGCACCCGCCGGCGCCTCCTCCTGCGCCCGATTCGCCTGGCCGCGGTGCTCGGCGGAATGAGCGGAGGCGCCGTGTCTGCCCAGGAGCGCCCCGACACCGTCGCCGCCGTGGGGTTGAAGGCGGTGATCGTTTCCGTACCGGCCGTCCCCGTGGTGGTGGGGGGCGCCGGCGCCATCGTGGCAGATGCGGACTCGCTCGCGCTGCCGGCCGCGCCGACGCTGGCGCAGGCGCTGCGCCGGATTCCGTTCGTGGGCGTGCGCGAAAATTCTCGTGGCGAGGTGGAACTGTCGGTGCGGGGCTCCGAGTCTCGCCAGGTTGCCGTACTGATGGATGGAATCCCGATCTCGCTGACCTGGGATGGGCGGGCCGACCCCTCGCTGGTGCCCGCGGCCGGGCAGCTGGTGCTGGTGCGCGGCCTGGCGTCGCTGCTGCACGGCCCGAACACGCTCGGCGGCGTGGTGCAGGTGCGCTCGCCCGTGGGCCAGGCCGCGCCCACGCTCCGGATGAGCGCGAACCACGCGGGCGCGGTGTCGGGTTCGGGGCAGGCGGGCATGTCGGCCGCGGTGCGCGGGGGCAGGCTCTCACTCTCGTCCTCCGCGGGCGTGCGGCGGCGGCTGGGGCACCCATTGCCCGCAGACGTCGACGATCCCGGCGCCACCGGCGGGCTTCGCGCCAACAGCGACGTCGAGCAGGCGCAGGCGTTCGTCGGCGCGCGGGCGGAGGGCGGCACGGGCGCCTGGGCCGGCGCCTCGCTGAGCGTGCTGCGCGGGTCGCGCGGCGTGCCCCCGGAGCTGCACCTGCAGGAGCCGCGGCTGTGGCGCTACCCGGAGACCGCGCGCTCGCTGCTGGTGCTGTCCGCGGGCGCTCCGTCCACCTGGCCGGCGCGGGTGGAGGCCAGCGTGGGGGTGGATGCCGCCACGACCGAGCTGGAGCAGTACGCCGACCTCGCGTACGATGCCGTGGAGACGCGCGAGCGGTGGCGGGACGGCACCGTCACGCTGCGGACGACGGCGGAGCACGCGGCGGGGCCCAACGCCACCCTGCGATACGCGTTCACCCACGCCGACATCCGGCACCGCGAGCGGGTGGACGACGACCCGTTCGCGCGGTACCGCCAGCGCCTGTGGAGCCTGGGCGGCGAGGGCGAGCTGGCGGCCGGCCGGCGGATGCAGGTGACGGGCGGGGTGGTGCTGGACGCCGCCGACACGCCGGAATCCGGCGACAAGCCGGCGCTGGGCTCCCTCCGGGCGCTCGGGATGCGGGCCGGCGTGAGCGCCCAGCCGGGTGCATCGATGCGCCTGCATGCATCGGTAAGCAGCCGCGCGCGCATTCCGTCGCTCCGCGAACTCTACTCGGGGTCGCTCGGGCGGTTCGCGCCGAACCCCGGGCTGCGGCCGGAACGGCTGCTGGGCGCCGAGGTGGGCGCGACGGCGGCGATTGGCCTGGTGAACGTGCAGGCGGTCGCGTTCCGCCACCAGCTGTCGGATGCCATCGTCCGCACGGCCGTGGGCGACGGACGGTTCCGGCGCGAGAACCGCGACCGCATGCGGAGCGCGGGCGTAGAACTGCTCGCCACGTCCCGCCATCGCGCGCTCTCCCTGTCCGCCGACCTGATGCTGCAGCGGGTGAGCATCCTGGATCCCACCGCGCCGCGGGGGCAGCGGCGGCCGGAGAACATGCCCTCTGCCCGGGCGGGCCTCGACGCGCGGCTGGACCTGCCGTGGAGCCTGCGCGCCCGGAGCCACGCATCGTACGTGGGCGCGCAATGGTGCCTGCACGCGGAGGAGGAGCGGATGGTTCGCCTCCGGGAGGGGACGCGGCTGGACGGGGGGCTGGAGCGCGAGTGGATGCGCGGGCGAGGGCGTCCGCTGCGGATCAGGCTGTCGCTGGACGTGGAGAACGCCACCGACGCGGCCCTCTACGACCAGTGCGGGCTTCCCCAGCCTGGCCGTACGATGCGGATGGGAATCGAGCTGAGCTGA
- a CDS encoding GrpB family protein, with protein sequence MKKVEVVPHDPRWRDAFESEAERIVAALGPNVFAIHHIGSTAIPGIHAKPVIDLLVEVDDIEAIDARGSAMESIGYQVMGEFGMPGRRYFRKDDRDGTRTHQVHAFRAGSGEVKRHLAFRDYMIAHPADAERYGELKRKLAEEYPWSMDGYVEGKDGFIREMDRRAAEWRSAPRDGLLGGPG encoded by the coding sequence ATGAAAAAAGTAGAAGTCGTTCCGCACGATCCCCGGTGGAGAGATGCGTTCGAGTCGGAGGCGGAGCGCATCGTCGCCGCGCTCGGGCCGAACGTCTTCGCCATCCACCACATCGGCAGCACGGCGATCCCCGGCATCCACGCCAAGCCCGTGATCGACCTGCTGGTGGAGGTGGATGACATCGAGGCGATCGACGCGCGAGGGTCCGCGATGGAGTCGATCGGCTACCAGGTGATGGGCGAGTTTGGCATGCCGGGCCGCCGCTACTTTCGCAAGGACGACCGGGATGGAACCCGCACCCACCAGGTGCACGCGTTCCGGGCCGGCTCCGGGGAGGTGAAGCGCCACCTGGCGTTCCGCGACTACATGATCGCTCATCCCGCGGATGCGGAGCGGTACGGCGAGCTGAAGCGGAAGCTGGCGGAGGAGTACCCGTGGAGCATGGACGGGTACGTGGAGGGCAAGGACGGCTTCATCAGGGAGATGGACCGCCGGGCAGCGGAGTGGCGCTCGGCGCCCAGGGACGGGTTGCTCGGAGGCCCCGGCTGA